A genomic segment from Deinococcus humi encodes:
- a CDS encoding helix-turn-helix domain-containing protein gives MSALRWRLADFLAERNLTAYALGKAMGTSYMNTVYRIAKRGHEPTRIDLPTLLNILDGLRTLTGEDVDITDVLVYEPTVLRSPHGE, from the coding sequence ATGTCTGCTCTCCGCTGGCGCCTGGCTGATTTTCTGGCTGAGCGCAATCTCACGGCCTACGCGCTGGGCAAGGCCATGGGGACGAGCTATATGAACACGGTGTACCGCATCGCTAAGCGGGGCCACGAACCGACGCGGATTGACCTGCCAACCCTGCTCAATATTCTGGACGGCTTGCGGACACTGACCGGAGAGGACGTGGATATTACCGATGTTCTGGTTTACGAACCCACGGTGCTCCGTTCACCGCATGGTGAGTAA